The proteins below come from a single Chryseobacterium capnotolerans genomic window:
- a CDS encoding CCA tRNA nucleotidyltransferase, protein MKINLTQNKNLKLFKIISEAAERNNQSVYIVGGYVRDLLMKRKASTDIDFVTEQSGIELAQNVAQDIDPKLKVSVFKTYGTAMIKYKDLELEFVGARKESYTENSRKPEVEGGTLEDDQKRRDFTINAMAISLNKDNFGELIDPFNGVEDLEKEILRTPLEPAQTYSDDPLRMMRAVRFASTLNFTIEENSLEAIRQEAERIKIVSMERIMVEFNKIMLSEKPSVGLKLMEQTGLLKLVIPELIELKGVEEVEGQTHKDNFYHTLEVVDNISVNTDNLWLRWAALLHDIGKAPTKKFVEGTGWTFHGHEFLGSKMVKTLFQRLKLPLGSDMKYVQKMVKLSSRPIALITDDASDSALRRLLFDAGEDLEELFTLCKADITTKNSKKQEKFKKNFEYVAVKIKEVEEKDQVRNFQPPITGEEIMEMFNLQPGREIGILKEKVKEAILEGEIPNEKEEATKFVIAEAEKLGLKIN, encoded by the coding sequence ATGAAAATTAATCTTACTCAAAATAAGAATTTAAAACTTTTTAAAATAATTTCTGAAGCCGCAGAAAGGAATAACCAGTCGGTATATATTGTCGGTGGATATGTTCGTGATCTTCTGATGAAGAGAAAAGCATCTACCGATATAGATTTTGTGACGGAACAAAGCGGTATTGAACTGGCTCAGAATGTAGCTCAGGACATTGATCCCAAATTAAAAGTTTCCGTATTCAAAACCTATGGAACCGCGATGATTAAATATAAGGATCTTGAACTGGAATTTGTAGGTGCCAGAAAGGAAAGCTATACCGAAAACAGCCGAAAGCCCGAAGTAGAAGGCGGAACTTTAGAAGACGATCAGAAAAGGAGAGATTTCACAATCAATGCGATGGCCATTTCTCTGAATAAAGACAATTTTGGAGAACTCATCGATCCGTTCAACGGGGTTGAAGATCTGGAAAAAGAAATTTTAAGAACCCCACTAGAGCCTGCCCAAACCTATTCTGATGATCCATTGAGAATGATGAGAGCGGTACGATTTGCCTCTACTTTAAACTTCACGATTGAAGAGAATTCTTTAGAAGCTATCAGGCAGGAAGCGGAAAGAATCAAGATTGTTTCTATGGAAAGAATCATGGTAGAATTCAACAAAATCATGCTTTCTGAAAAACCTTCTGTAGGATTAAAATTAATGGAACAAACAGGGCTTTTAAAGCTTGTTATTCCTGAATTGATCGAACTTAAAGGAGTGGAAGAAGTAGAAGGACAAACCCACAAAGATAATTTCTATCACACCCTGGAGGTAGTGGATAATATTTCTGTGAATACCGATAACCTTTGGCTGCGTTGGGCTGCATTACTTCATGATATAGGAAAAGCGCCTACCAAAAAATTTGTTGAAGGTACAGGATGGACATTCCATGGACATGAATTTTTAGGTTCTAAGATGGTAAAAACGCTTTTTCAGAGATTAAAACTGCCATTAGGAAGCGATATGAAATATGTTCAGAAGATGGTTAAACTTTCTTCCAGACCTATTGCCCTGATTACGGATGATGCTTCAGATTCTGCATTAAGGAGGCTTTTATTTGATGCCGGAGAAGACCTTGAAGAACTGTTTACTCTTTGCAAGGCAGACATTACGACTAAAAACTCTAAAAAGCAGGAAAAATTCAAGAAAAATTTTGAATATGTAGCAGTGAAGATCAAAGAGGTTGAAGAAAAAGATCAGGTAAGAAATTTCCAGCCTCCTATTACCGGAGAAGAAATTATGGAAATGTTTAACCTTCAGCCAGGCCGAGAAATCGGTATTTTAAAGGAAAAAGTAAAAGAAGCTATCCTTGAAGGTGAAATCCCAAATGAAAAGGAAGAAGCAACAAAATTTGTGATTGCTGAAGCAGAAAAACTGGGATTAAAAATAAACTAA
- a CDS encoding nuclear transport factor 2 family protein, whose amino-acid sequence MHHQEFAKMWVNTWNSHDLEDILTHYSDDIEITTPMIAMAAGGKESSLKGKEAVREYWRKALDKFPDLHFDLIHSTAGVDSVALFYKSIMDKHAVEVMFFNEEGKINRMYAHYD is encoded by the coding sequence ATGCATCATCAAGAATTCGCTAAAATGTGGGTAAACACCTGGAACTCTCATGATTTAGAGGATATCCTCACCCATTATTCTGATGATATTGAAATTACAACTCCTATGATTGCAATGGCTGCCGGAGGAAAGGAAAGTTCTTTAAAAGGTAAAGAAGCCGTTCGTGAATACTGGAGAAAGGCATTGGACAAGTTTCCGGATCTGCATTTTGATCTGATTCATTCCACAGCAGGAGTAGATTCTGTAGCATTATTTTATAAGTCCATCATGGATAAACATGCTGTAGAAGTTATGTTTTTTAATGAAGAGGGAAAAATAAATAGAATGTACGCTCATTATGACTAA
- a CDS encoding L-threonylcarbamoyladenylate synthase: MEPIIEILKSGGTILYPTDTIWGIGCDATNIEAVNKIFDIKKREKNKSMIILVESEKRLQDLVDVPEMAWEIIDLSEKPVTIVYENPRGLPKELLAEDGSIGIRLVKNDFCKKLITKLNKPLVSTSANFSGDKSPLKFSDISSEIINLVDYAVEEDRDKVSKYSGSSVIKIWNDNRIKVLRE, translated from the coding sequence ATGGAACCTATTATTGAAATATTAAAATCCGGCGGAACTATTCTATATCCTACTGATACCATTTGGGGAATTGGCTGTGACGCGACCAATATAGAGGCTGTCAATAAGATTTTTGATATCAAAAAACGTGAAAAAAACAAATCCATGATTATTCTGGTAGAATCTGAAAAAAGGCTTCAGGATTTGGTGGATGTTCCCGAAATGGCTTGGGAAATTATTGATTTAAGTGAAAAACCGGTAACTATTGTTTATGAAAATCCAAGAGGATTACCTAAAGAATTACTAGCCGAAGATGGCAGCATCGGAATCAGATTGGTAAAAAATGATTTTTGTAAAAAATTAATCACGAAGCTGAATAAGCCTTTAGTTTCTACTTCTGCTAATTTCAGTGGTGATAAAAGCCCGTTGAAATTCTCAGATATTTCTTCGGAAATTATTAATCTTGTGGATTATGCTGTGGAGGAAGACAGAGATAAAGTTTCCAAATATTCAGGATCTTCGGTGATCAAAATATGGAATGATAACAGAATAAAAGTCCTTAGAGAATAA
- a CDS encoding IS4 family transposase: MSIFSEHKISVSQLLSFIPEALLSHLSANTKVDHYSKVLQGRKMFYLLLFAITSNEKLSQRTLEDTFKDPVFKALFNLDETETVRRSSISERLSKIDSRYFKEIYDCIYNMFCDSYNPAEREKYDLIRTDSTVIGEAAGKLKEGIAQNGGKKFIKYSVLFDGLLPCGVEIYNTPKYCAEDNALSEAVLQHVKREKEHANIYIIDKGLGSAQRMKEFDDKGVFFVIRSKENRKHEEIKSFIEKDQNIDLGEIVLIKDSLVKLYSSKPVPTQKGKTYNKEEQIETHFRLVVVSSKQQPEKEFWFLTNDFQISAKDIADYYRKRWDIEVFFRFLKQELHASHLLSLNKNGIEVMIYMTLITAMLILIYKKANNIGYKTAKRRFAMEIRNLAISILIIGAGGNPDKVFKT; the protein is encoded by the coding sequence ATGTCCATTTTTAGCGAGCACAAAATTTCAGTTTCCCAGTTGTTAAGCTTTATTCCTGAAGCCCTCTTATCTCATCTTTCAGCCAATACCAAAGTAGATCATTATTCTAAAGTACTTCAAGGCAGAAAGATGTTTTATCTTCTGTTATTTGCCATTACCAGCAATGAAAAATTAAGCCAGCGAACACTGGAAGACACATTTAAAGATCCTGTATTTAAGGCTTTATTCAATCTTGATGAAACTGAAACTGTAAGACGCAGTTCTATTTCTGAGAGGCTTTCAAAAATCGATTCAAGATACTTTAAAGAAATCTACGATTGTATCTATAATATGTTCTGTGATTCCTATAACCCGGCAGAAAGAGAAAAATATGATCTAATCAGAACAGATAGCACTGTTATTGGTGAAGCAGCTGGAAAATTAAAGGAAGGCATTGCTCAAAACGGAGGTAAGAAATTTATTAAGTATAGTGTCTTATTTGATGGGCTGCTTCCTTGCGGAGTTGAAATTTACAATACTCCTAAATACTGTGCAGAAGATAATGCTCTTTCTGAAGCTGTATTGCAACATGTGAAAAGAGAAAAAGAACATGCCAATATTTATATTATAGATAAAGGATTGGGTTCTGCCCAAAGAATGAAAGAATTTGATGATAAAGGGGTGTTTTTTGTTATAAGATCTAAAGAAAATAGAAAACATGAAGAAATAAAGTCTTTTATTGAAAAAGATCAGAATATCGACTTAGGAGAAATTGTACTCATAAAAGATAGTTTAGTAAAGTTATATTCGTCAAAACCTGTCCCAACTCAAAAAGGGAAAACTTATAATAAGGAGGAGCAAATTGAAACACATTTCAGATTGGTTGTAGTAAGCAGCAAACAGCAACCTGAAAAAGAATTTTGGTTTCTAACCAATGACTTTCAAATCTCTGCAAAAGATATTGCGGATTATTATCGGAAAAGATGGGACATTGAAGTGTTTTTTAGATTTCTAAAACAGGAACTTCATGCTAGTCATCTTCTTTCACTCAATAAAAATGGTATAGAAGTAATGATTTACATGACTCTTATTACAGCTATGCTCATTCTCATCTATAAAAAAGCAAATAATATAGGATATAAAACAGCCAAAAGAAGATTTGCTATGGAGATAAGGAACCTTGCCATATCTATATTAATAATAGGGGCAGGGGGAAATCCTGATAAAGTTTTTAAAACTTAA